Below is a genomic region from Rosa chinensis cultivar Old Blush chromosome 5, RchiOBHm-V2, whole genome shotgun sequence.
CAATACAAATTTGTAACTAAATGctaagtagatgcattcattagactttgtgcaattgtatttcttaacacctccatttcttgtcttcccGGACCATCTTCTTCAAAAGCATTGTCTTCCATCTCTTCATTAATCTCTTCAATTGAGTAATTTtcactttcatcaaaatcaggATCTTGTTGAGCATATCTTCTTATGTAGTTATGAATAGCCATTGTAGCAATAACTATTTTCACTTGTTTATCATATGGAAAGCTTGGCATATCACGTAAAATACTCCACTTTTTTTTCCACACCCCAAAAGTGCGCTCAATAACACTCCTAAGTGAAGAATGTGCATGATTAAAAATTTCTTTATGACCCGCCGGTTCATCACCTCTACGAAAATGTGGAAGGTGATACCGCTCACCTTTATAAGGTCCTAAAAAACCTTTCATTTGTGGGTATCCGGCATCCACCACATAATATTTTCCTGAAATGATTAATTATAATGAATGATCGATTACGATATAATTTAGGATTATTATTTGTGCAATCTAGGT
It encodes:
- the LOC121049520 gene encoding putative nuclease HARBI1, which gives rise to MLNIFYNMAKVLIKPEDPEFTSISNEILNDSRYMPHFKDCIGAIDGVHVQASISPCDQVPYIGRKGTPTQNILAICDFNMQFTFACAGWEGTAHDSRVFLSAFRNPRSNFPKPPNGKYYVVDAGYPQMKGFLGPYKGERYHLPHFRRGDEPAGHKEIFNHAHSSLRSVIERTFGVWKKKWSILRDMPSFPYDKQVKIVIATMAIHNYIRRYAQQDPDFDESENYSIEEINEEMEDNAFEEDGPGRQEMEVLRNTIAQSLMNAST